In the Setaria italica strain Yugu1 chromosome VI, Setaria_italica_v2.0, whole genome shotgun sequence genome, one interval contains:
- the LOC101772748 gene encoding AP-3 complex subunit sigma isoform X2: MIQAVMVISTQAKPRLLKFYNFQPPEKHQDLVRSVFQLLSARPDSASNFVEGTKMVYQHLATLYFVFVFDSSENELAMLDLVQVFVETLERCFKNVCELDIVFNFNKLHTVLDEMILGGQVIETSSEQIMKSVEEIARLEKQSSTTSLIPKSISDRFRR; encoded by the exons ATGATTCAGGCGGTGATGGTGATCAGTACCCAGGCGAAGCCCCGCCTCCTCAAGTTCTACAATTTCCAG CCCCCGGAGAAGCATCAGGACCTCGTCCGCAGTGTCTTCCAAT TACTATCTGCAAGGCCGGACAGTGCGAGCAATTTCGTCGAG GGAACAAAAATGGTGTACCAGCATTTGGCCACTCTATACTTTGTTTTTGTCTTTGATAGCTCTGAGAATGAACTCGCCATGCTTGATCTCGTACAAG TTTTTGTCGAAACATTGGAAAGATGCTTCAAGAATGTATGCGAGCTTGACATCGTATTTAACTTTAACAAG CTGCACACAGTTTTGGATGAGATGATTCTTGGGGGACAGGTAATTGAAACAAGTTCAGAGCAAATAATGAAGTCCGTGGAAGAGATTGCAAG GCTGGAGAAACAATCAAGCACAACCAGCCTCATACCCAAGTCGATTTCAGATCGTTTCAGACGTTAA
- the LOC101772748 gene encoding AP-3 complex subunit sigma isoform X1, with the protein MIQAVMVISTQAKPRLLKFYNFQPPEKHQDLVRSVFQLLSARPDSASNFVEVDSIFGPGTKMVYQHLATLYFVFVFDSSENELAMLDLVQVFVETLERCFKNVCELDIVFNFNKLHTVLDEMILGGQVIETSSEQIMKSVEEIARLEKQSSTTSLIPKSISDRFRR; encoded by the exons ATGATTCAGGCGGTGATGGTGATCAGTACCCAGGCGAAGCCCCGCCTCCTCAAGTTCTACAATTTCCAG CCCCCGGAGAAGCATCAGGACCTCGTCCGCAGTGTCTTCCAAT TACTATCTGCAAGGCCGGACAGTGCGAGCAATTTCGTCGAGGTCGATTCAATCTTTGGCCCG GGAACAAAAATGGTGTACCAGCATTTGGCCACTCTATACTTTGTTTTTGTCTTTGATAGCTCTGAGAATGAACTCGCCATGCTTGATCTCGTACAAG TTTTTGTCGAAACATTGGAAAGATGCTTCAAGAATGTATGCGAGCTTGACATCGTATTTAACTTTAACAAG CTGCACACAGTTTTGGATGAGATGATTCTTGGGGGACAGGTAATTGAAACAAGTTCAGAGCAAATAATGAAGTCCGTGGAAGAGATTGCAAG GCTGGAGAAACAATCAAGCACAACCAGCCTCATACCCAAGTCGATTTCAGATCGTTTCAGACGTTAA